A genomic stretch from Capricornis sumatraensis isolate serow.1 chromosome 4, serow.2, whole genome shotgun sequence includes:
- the ASCL1 gene encoding achaete-scute homolog 1: MESSAKMESGGAGPQPQQPFLPPAACFFATAAAQSAQQPPPPPPPPPQLSPAADGQPSGGGHKSAPKQVKRQRSSSPELMRCKRRLNFSGFGYSLPQQQPAAVARRNERERNRVKLVNLGFATLREHVPNGAANKKMSKVETLRSAVEYIRALQQLLDEHDAVSAAFQAGVLSPTISPNYSNDMNSMAGSPVSSYSSDEGSYDPLSPEEQELLDFTNWF, encoded by the coding sequence ATGGAGAGCTCTGCCAAGATGGAGAGCGGCGGCGCCGGCCCGCAGCCCCAGCAGCCCTTCCTGCCGCCCGCAGCCTGCTTCTTTGCCACGGCCGCGGCACAGAGCGCGCAGcagcctccgccgccgccgccgccgccgccgcagctgAGCCCCGCGGCCGACGGCCAGCCCTCAGGGGGCGGTCACAAGTCAGCGCCCAAGCAAGTCAAGCGCCAGCGCTCTTCGTCTCCCGAACTGATGCGCTGCAAACGCCGGCTCAACTTCAGCGGCTTTGGCTACAGCCTGCCGCAGCAGCAGCCGGCCGCCGTGGCGCGTCGCAACGAGCGCGAGCGCAACCGTGTCAAGCTGGTCAACCTGGGCTTCGCCACCCTTCGGGAGCACGTACCCAACGGCGCGGCCAACAAGAAGATGAGCAAGGTGGAGACGCTGCGCTCCGCCGTCGAGTACATCCGCGCGCTCCAGCAGCTGCTGGACGAGCACGACGCGGTGAGCGCCGCCTTCCAGGCCGGTGTCCTGTCGCCCACCATCTCCCCCAACTACTCCAACGACATGAACTCCATGGCCGGCTCGCCGGTCTCATCCTACTCTTCGGACGAGGGCTCCTACGACCCTCTCAGTCCCGAGGAACAAGAACTGCTCGACTTCACCAACTGGTTCTGA